TCTCAAAAAGAAAGATCGCATATGCTTTCTGGGGAGGAAAGAAGGTAAAAGTGGGCCAGCTATTCCCAGTGTACCTCGACCATCACAACTTCTTTTGAAAAGTTCTTCCTACCTCCTCCTTGTAGTTATTAATTTATACTTCAAAAAATCATGACATTTTCTTGGCATTCATGAGTTCTCCTTTGCCCCCAGTCCTCGCTAAAGTTAGAAAGTGTTTCAACTTCAATATACCACCCTTTTTCTCTTTAATCAACTTCATTTTTTTTCCTGGGAAAATAATCGATTTTACCAATTACTCATAGTCTCATTCTCTAGAATCTAATCAAGTGGCACTAAAGCTGCTAAGTAATACACCGAGGCAGTAAACAGAGGATAAAGTGAGAAATCAATGTTATTAATACATCCAGAAAAATTCTATGACTCTGCTTGGAACAAATTTGTTATCCTGCCAGAGGAACAAACAGATAAAGAAGTTGCTCATAGGTTCACCTGGTCAACTTAGTACACTCTATACAATCTAGAATCAGGAAAAGCCACAAGGAGCTCTGAAGTGAGTTTCACCAGATGTACTGGTTATGGAACTGATGAGGTATCTTGTCAAAACAGTTATGCAATCCTACTGAGGCCCTTTCAGACATTTCAAAGTTCAAAGAGAGCTAACAAAGTTCAAAGAGAGCTGAAAAATAAATgaatttctattactttgggCAGAAGTCGGATCAATTCGGTTGCAAAGGAAGTTCTACTCTGTCAGCTCAAAGTTGCCTCATTCGACCAAACTACCACCGCTGTTATTTGTAATGTGAAACATGCAGAAATTAAGTGCTCCCTCCGCTCCAAATAGAATGATAATTATTTTCTTATCAATAAGTTAAAAAAGAATagcacatttctaaatttgaaaacaattGAACTTTTCGTTCTACTCTTAATGACAAGCTTTTATAGCCAAACAAATATTATGGTACGTTTAAAaccataaatttcaaaagtcttataGCTCAACAAATGCTTATGTTAAAACCACAAGTTTAAGGTCTtcctttcttttttaaattttgtaCCCAATCAAATTACATCACTCAAAAATTGAAACCGAGGAAGTATACAACTAACCGTGCTATATTATTCCAGCAGACAAAGAATTCGATTTCATTACTCAAACGGTCACTCAACTATTCAAAATTATCTAATAAAGTCatttttctttcgtttgtaacagAAAATTCACTTACCTATGCTTATTGCACTCAGAaagtcactcaactagatttctcaaacttttgattgccaaaatacctattttaccctctaaattatcaacttttgccttttttttttttacttttttttataaggtcttttgcccccccccccccttttttactttttaatattataatttgtTTCTCTTTTAAATTTATGTTATGgacttacctaaacaataaataaaattttatttataaaataaaaaaataaaatatatttaatCATATATAATATTGGAATAATAAAATATTGATCATAGTAAAAAATTAACTAGAAAAATTTGttcattttaataattttaatattaacaacaaaaactcaaaaatttatttacacaattaagaatgaaagaaaataaaaaatttaaaatacatatcccatgcacgtaatataaaaaataattatttaaaatagaggtatattttataatatatattatatattcttgaaaactatgctcaattattttattattccGATTATATATGCTAGGAAactaatttttcatttttttttatagtttataaataaaatttatttgttcTATAAATAAGTCTGTAAtgtaaaataaaaagagaaaaattataatattaaaaaaattaaaataaaaagaagacaaaagttaaaatttaaagagtaaaataggtatttgacaaTCAAAAATTTGAGAAATCTAGTTGAATGACCTTCTGAGTGCTTATAGGCATAGTTAAGTGACTTTTCTATTTCTTTAAAGATGAGTTTACCAAATAATTTGAAATAGTTGAATGACAATTTAAGTAATGGACTCATCTCCGAGGCAACTAGTTCACATCTTTCCTTTACTTTCTCATTAGAGTATAATTCTTTTCCAAGCTGCCCCCAACTTTTCCAAGTCCCTTATGGTAACCAGCGAGGACTTATTTTTACCTTGTCAAACAAACTTCATTCATTAGATTTACTGATACTACTTAACTATTTGCAGCGCTGCTGTATTAAATTAAACGTTATCTTATAATTGGCCATTTGACCCCGAGGTGAAGGAGTGGAAAACAAGACTTAAAATAGTTTAAGGTGGTTATAAAATATTCCTTTTATTTACGTACTAGTATCTTGGTACTCATGAAACTGGGATTTTAATTATTGTGACTGCTGGGTCACCAAAAGGTCAGCACACCACAGAGTTAGGCTGATTTCAAGGAAACATGAATACAGGTACAGCCCCCTCTGAAGCCGCCCTGTTCCATGGTTAACACAGAATGGGACAAAGTGGAACAACAGTCCAAACAGTCCCGTGACTTTACGCTTAAAATgaaaccaaaataaaatcctTGTTGAACAATCTGGAGTGTTCTTCACTACTGGAGGTGCGCTGCCACCTATTTAGTCATAAATAATACTCTCTTCGTTTTatattaaatgaggtactttcctttttaatttgttCCGAAACAAATAatacatttttaaatttgaaaataattcaactttaaactcttttattTTACTCATTTACCTTTAAAGAGAAgtttttatagtcacacaaatgttATGGTCCCCCAAACTTTTtatcccttaagcttttaagatcacaagtttgaaaagtcttcttcttttttcttaaacttcgtgccgagtcaaactacctcatctaatatgaaacggagggagtacttaATCCCCCTCCCCCTACCATgatacatttttttctttttgctatgTTTAAAATGAATTATCAATTTACATACTCCCTctattccaatttatgtgaacctatttcctttttagtttgttccaaaaagaatgaccatttctaaatttggtaacaatttagcttaaacttacaattttatccttaatgagaaatTTTTTTAATCACATAAATACTCTGggtccctttttgacttgtttaggactacAAATTCCAAATATCTtcatttcttcttaaatttcgcGCCCAATCAAACAAATtcgcataaattgaaacggagggagtatttaaaataatttataacaacATAAATATCTATAACTTGATTTAgatcataaattttaaaaataattaatgtatttctttttaaaaattgaaTGCCCAATTAAATCGCACCACATAAGTTAGTACGAGGAACTAGCATCTTAGAAGTACTTAAAATATTCAAAGATTCTTTTTCGAAGAACAGGTACTCCTTCCGTTTCAAATTAGATGGTGTACTTTTCTTTTTAATCTGTTataaaataaatgacacatttttaaatttgaaaataattcaactttaaactctttattttattcattttacccttaataagTAACTTTTGTAACCACAAAATGTCATGATCCCACAAAATTTTTATACCCCTAAACCTTTTACGATCtcaagtttcaaagatattcttAAAACAATTTTTTTGGTTTAGTGATTTAGACACGTGTCACGGACTATGACACTCAAATGAACCACAGCCACAAATAATAGGCTCGCAGTACGTCAAGCATAAGCAGATGACGTGGCCAATGAGAAAATCCCTCCTTGGGCTAAAATGCACCGTAAGTTGGATATTCTTGCGAGCCACGAAAAACGACAGCGCTTAGACAGGTACAGGTGCGAGTAATTGGGAATTACAAAGGAAGAAAACAACAAATTAACTGCTCACCTCATTCTGACCATCCCCGTCGTCCGTTTCTATTCCTTTGCGTTTCCGATCATTCGATGCCGCAGCCGTCGGTGTCGCCAACGCCGCCGTTTCCGACAGCGGTGGTTCAGCGCTGGCGTTTATACTGTTTCCTGAGCCGGGAGATGACGTCACCGAAAGCTCACATGTCGTCGCCGGTTCCCTAATTGCCGTTGACGCAGTCGCAGTTCCGTTGACATTTACAGCCCCACATGCTCCATTTCCGCCGGGAACCGGTACTACATTATCCGCTACCTGTGAAACCCTAGATTCAGGCCCTGAAATTGGAGTTTCGTTTGAGTCCACAACCGTTGATTCTCTAGGTGACTTGCTCGAATTTGACGGACCAAGTTCTGACCTTGTTCGACTAGGCAATCGCGAGAAGTGTCCGAAGTTCTGGAACCGATGTGAGCTTTCAGTGCCGGGACGTCTTGCAGGAGGAGGTATAGGCGGTCGTGGAGCCACTGCAATCGGCGGTGCAGGGGATGGATGCGGCGGAGGTGGACGGATCTCCACCGGGGGCGTACGGATTTCTCGCGGCGGCGCAGCGGTTGTAACGGTTGCGCTCGGTGTGGAATAAAGGAGATCGGCGTAAAGATCACGTTCGAAGGAGGAGGAGTCATCGAGTGGGTAGTGAAGCCATGAGGCCATCTCGTCCTCCTGCATAAACAGTTGCTGTGGTGTAGTAGTTTCCTCTACATGTCGGATCTCTCTACTGACAGCTTGTTCGGAGGGAATAAGCGCATCACCGCTGCCACCTCCGCCACCGCCGTTGCTAATGTGAGATTTCTTCAGAGATCTTTGATTTTGGCTCTGCATAACCACTTGTCCATTATGCCACAATAGTTCCATGATATCCTCTTCCGCCCTGTGAAACCATTAAATTAAAAAAGAAGAAACTCTTCATTCAATCACAAATCAGAAAACCTTTCATTTAAATCAAAAAACATTAAAAAGTGCGTAAAGCTTACATTGCAGACTTTTTAGGTCTGGTAAGACCAGAAGACGTAGGAATAGTGTAGTCATCATCCATATCAAACTCAGGAACTGAATGATTCATCTTATGCAGCTCAGCTTAAATTTCCCCGAAAACGAAAATTGATCAAATTTGTAAATCCACTACACAGTCGGCAACAACCAGTCCAAAACTCACCATAACACTCGAGTGTAATAACACCGCTCATAAATCTACCAAATCCCAATGATTCAAAAAGCTTCTTTAACCTCCATTTATAGAAGACAGAGTTAGCTCAAAAATAGAATTAAAAAAAGCAACCTTTTTGGTACTCTTTAATATGGTACTGTACTCTCTAGCAATATTTCTGATATGTTGGGGTTGAAAATGGAGAGACACAGAGTATTGA
This genomic stretch from Nicotiana sylvestris chromosome 9, ASM39365v2, whole genome shotgun sequence harbors:
- the LOC104241263 gene encoding transcription factor PIF1 gives rise to the protein MNHSVPEFDMDDDYTIPTSSGLTRPKKSAMAEEDIMELLWHNGQVVMQSQNQRSLKKSHISNGGGGGGSGDALIPSEQAVSREIRHVEETTTPQQLFMQEDEMASWLHYPLDDSSSFERDLYADLLYSTPSATVTTAAPPREIRTPPVEIRPPPPHPSPAPPIAVAPRPPIPPPARRPGTESSHRFQNFGHFSRLPSRTRSELGPSNSSKSPRESTVVDSNETPISGPESRVSQVADNVVPVPGGNGACGAVNVNGTATASTAIREPATTCELSVTSSPGSGNSINASAEPPLSETAALATPTAAASNDRKRKGIETDDGDGQNEDAEFGSGDTKKHARGSTSTKRSRAAEVHNLSERRRRDRINEKMRALQELIPRCNKTDKASMLDEAIEYLKSLQLQVQMMSMGCGMVPMMYPGMQQYMPAMGMGMVGMGMEIGMNRPMVPYPPLLPGAAMQNAAAAAQMGPRFPMAPFHLPPVPVPDPSRMQASSQQDPMLNPLVARNPNQPRLPNFNDPYQQHFGLHQAQVQLPQNQAVEQQGYNKPGSSKEVGNPGNPQSG